From one Chryseobacterium sp. 3008163 genomic stretch:
- the adhP gene encoding alcohol dehydrogenase AdhP, which produces MKAAVIHTFGEPLQIEEMPVREPSDNEILVKVIACGVCHTDLHACEGDWPAKPKMPLVPGHEAIGYVVALGHSVKNVQEGDIVGVPWLYSACGCCDYCYTGWETLCESQKNGGYSVDGGFAEYVVADARYVARFPSGINFAEMAPIICAGVTVYKGLKETGAKPGEWVGISGIGGLGHLAIQYAKAMGLHVAAIDIAEDKLKLAKELGADVTVNAKENDPGLFLKKETGGMHGMLVTAPSTMAFNQALGALRRKGVLSLNGLPSGTFDLSIFDTVINGTTIKGSIVGTRKDMEEAIAFAVEGKVKTTVKTARLEDINTVFDEMKKGDISGRMVLEIAKP; this is translated from the coding sequence ATGAAAGCAGCGGTAATCCACACTTTTGGAGAGCCATTACAAATCGAAGAAATGCCGGTGAGAGAGCCGAGCGACAATGAAATATTAGTGAAAGTCATTGCTTGTGGTGTTTGCCATACCGATCTTCACGCATGTGAGGGAGATTGGCCCGCCAAACCAAAGATGCCTTTGGTTCCCGGACACGAGGCGATAGGATATGTCGTTGCGTTAGGACACAGTGTAAAAAACGTGCAAGAAGGTGATATTGTCGGTGTACCATGGCTATACAGTGCCTGCGGATGTTGCGACTACTGTTACACAGGCTGGGAAACCCTTTGTGAAAGTCAGAAAAATGGTGGTTATAGTGTAGACGGTGGTTTTGCAGAATATGTGGTCGCCGATGCAAGATATGTTGCCCGCTTTCCTTCAGGTATCAATTTTGCAGAAATGGCACCGATCATTTGTGCAGGGGTTACTGTTTACAAAGGTCTGAAAGAAACCGGTGCTAAACCTGGGGAATGGGTAGGTATTTCTGGGATCGGGGGATTGGGACATCTTGCCATTCAGTATGCCAAGGCGATGGGTCTGCATGTGGCAGCTATTGATATTGCCGAGGATAAACTAAAACTGGCAAAAGAATTAGGGGCAGATGTCACTGTAAATGCTAAAGAAAATGATCCGGGATTGTTCCTTAAGAAAGAGACCGGTGGGATGCACGGCATGCTAGTGACGGCACCATCGACAATGGCATTCAATCAGGCGCTCGGCGCCCTTCGACGTAAAGGAGTACTTTCCTTAAACGGTCTTCCCTCAGGTACCTTTGACCTGTCAATTTTCGATACGGTAATCAATGGAACCACTATTAAAGGTTCGATTGTGGGAACTCGAAAAGATATGGAAGAAGCGATCGCTTTTGCTGTGGAAGGAAAGGTGAAGACTACCGTAAAAACGGCCAGACTCGAAGATATTAATACTGTTTTTGATGAAATGAAAAAAGGAGATATTAGCGGCAGAATGGTTTTGGAAATCGCAAAACCATAG
- a CDS encoding universal stress protein produces MEKILVTTDFSDHSKSGLRFAIQLATQNDYHLTFINVHHLQTPSAWDTVRLDEYQDEQKQLIHAKLIHFVEKIYATLHKEPQHIQYAVEISALPDDSIKEYAEENEYDYICMSTRGRGALKKILGSVTSNLISLSKVPLIIVPHDYKVNEVRSVLYASDLDDYEKEVIKVLSFAKPIGASIELLNFTTEPFDEENREILKNRIEKITQYPVSVHVEERNGDDDLLKAIESVVKKTQPSVLVMFTEQNKNWFEKIFYAGHSAEYSFHTKVPLLIFRKQVEEI; encoded by the coding sequence GTGGAAAAAATTCTTGTTACAACAGATTTCTCGGATCATTCAAAATCCGGATTGCGGTTTGCGATTCAGTTAGCAACCCAAAATGACTATCATCTTACTTTTATCAATGTTCATCATCTGCAAACTCCCTCTGCTTGGGATACCGTACGACTGGATGAATATCAGGATGAACAGAAACAGCTGATACATGCGAAGCTCATTCATTTTGTAGAGAAAATATATGCTACGCTACATAAAGAACCTCAACATATTCAATATGCAGTAGAAATATCTGCTTTACCCGATGACAGTATCAAAGAATACGCTGAAGAAAATGAATATGATTATATCTGTATGAGTACCAGAGGTAGAGGTGCATTAAAAAAGATTTTGGGAAGCGTGACATCGAACTTGATTAGTTTATCAAAAGTGCCTTTAATTATCGTTCCTCATGATTATAAAGTAAATGAAGTAAGAAGTGTTTTATACGCATCAGATCTTGATGATTATGAAAAAGAAGTAATTAAAGTCTTGTCATTTGCCAAACCAATCGGAGCATCTATAGAATTATTGAATTTTACGACAGAACCTTTTGATGAAGAGAACAGGGAGATTTTGAAGAACAGAATAGAAAAGATCACACAATATCCTGTGAGCGTACACGTCGAAGAAAGGAATGGAGATGATGACTTGCTTAAAGCCATAGAATCTGTTGTTAAAAAAACACAACCTTCAGTATTGGTCATGTTTACAGAGCAGAACAAAAATTGGTTTGAAAAGATATTTTATGCAGGGCATTCTGCTGAATATTCATTTCATACAAAGGTTCCCTTGTTGATATTCAGGAAACAGGTTGAGGAGATTTGA
- a CDS encoding helix-turn-helix domain-containing protein, whose product MSDFLIGIGKRLKDIRKKNNLTINDLASKAHVSNGLVSRIENGRTIPSLPVLLELIQSLDIDASYFFEGVEKKSNAKFIFVPKENQQVIEKEVEAEGFKYMHIFSKSLHSLGFEAVLLTLEPNSKRDKVITDAWEFKYILKGKVKYIIDNEEIELQEGDSLYFNGKLPHVPVSISDEDCMMLVLYFYSDKN is encoded by the coding sequence ATGAGTGATTTTTTAATAGGTATCGGAAAAAGATTAAAAGATATTAGAAAGAAAAACAACCTTACCATCAACGATCTTGCCTCAAAAGCTCATGTGAGCAACGGTTTGGTTTCACGAATAGAGAATGGAAGAACAATTCCGTCATTGCCTGTTTTGCTTGAACTGATACAGTCTTTGGATATTGATGCCAGTTATTTTTTTGAAGGCGTTGAGAAAAAATCTAATGCAAAATTTATTTTTGTTCCTAAAGAAAATCAGCAGGTTATAGAAAAAGAAGTAGAAGCTGAAGGATTTAAATATATGCATATCTTCAGCAAAAGCCTTCATTCATTAGGCTTTGAAGCGGTCTTGCTCACCTTAGAGCCCAATTCTAAAAGAGATAAAGTGATTACGGATGCTTGGGAATTTAAATATATTTTAAAAGGTAAAGTAAAATACATCATTGATAATGAAGAAATTGAGCTTCAGGAAGGTGACTCGCTTTATTTCAATGGAAAATTACCGCACGTTCCGGTCAGTATTTCCGACGAAGATTGTATGATGTTGGTGCTTTATTTTTATTCAGATAAAAACTAA
- a CDS encoding MBL fold metallo-hydrolase, with protein sequence MFFQHIYDKSLAQSSYLIGCQAVGEAIVFDPKRDIDTYVQLAKENNLTITHIIETHIHADFLSGSRELAEATGAKLYFSNDNR encoded by the coding sequence ATGTTTTTTCAGCATATTTATGATAAGAGCCTTGCACAGTCGAGTTACCTAATCGGCTGTCAGGCAGTTGGAGAAGCGATTGTTTTCGATCCCAAAAGAGATATCGATACCTATGTTCAGCTTGCCAAAGAAAATAATCTGACAATTACCCATATAATCGAAACGCACATTCACGCAGATTTTCTCTCAGGTTCACGCGAACTTGCAGAAGCAACGGGTGCTAAGCTGTATTTTTCCAATGATAACCGTTAA
- a CDS encoding DUF1003 domain-containing protein, with the protein MKTSYISSREIREGEEVYGHDIRAGIFNLIKEGFPGFDGDDFISLTELNLYRRLYLTSLISQEKGELEIIDLDVIDAIKNNSILSENIQDEIESDLSVGEKLADKVASFGGSWTFILVFFFFIVVWICINIWFLSISPFDPYPFILLNLILSCLAAIQAPIIMMSQNRQEQKDRIRAEHDYKINLKAELEIKLLSEKIDHLLVNQNKKLLEIQELQTDYLEDLMNVLKTK; encoded by the coding sequence ATGAAAACGAGTTATATCAGCAGTAGGGAAATACGAGAAGGCGAGGAGGTTTATGGTCATGATATCAGAGCCGGGATTTTTAATCTGATCAAAGAAGGTTTTCCAGGATTTGACGGGGATGATTTTATATCTCTGACTGAACTGAACCTGTACCGACGTTTATATTTAACCTCTTTAATATCGCAGGAAAAAGGCGAATTGGAAATTATAGATCTTGATGTCATAGATGCTATAAAAAATAATTCTATCCTTTCAGAAAATATACAGGATGAGATAGAGTCTGACCTTAGTGTTGGTGAAAAGCTTGCCGACAAAGTAGCATCTTTTGGAGGAAGCTGGACTTTCATTCTCGTTTTCTTCTTTTTCATTGTCGTATGGATATGCATTAATATCTGGTTTTTATCAATCAGTCCTTTTGATCCTTATCCATTTATTTTATTGAACTTGATTTTGTCCTGCCTTGCTGCGATTCAGGCACCCATCATTATGATGAGCCAAAATAGACAGGAACAGAAAGACCGAATCAGAGCCGAACACGATTACAAAATCAATCTAAAAGCTGAGCTGGAAATAAAACTGCTGAGCGAGAAAATAGATCATCTGTTGGTTAATCAAAATAAAAAACTATTGGAAATTCAGGAATTACAGACGGATTATCTGGAAGACCTCATGAATGTTCTTAAAACGAAATAA
- a CDS encoding DUF3570 domain-containing protein: MRKIIISIIALFGIFNAKAQENTNTEPSKKLSLDEINLVSSYYKQDGNNSAVTGGIGTEKLTDVSNTIDITMVKYDKNLRKNKFDFSVGIDHYTSASSDMVDLKANSSASRSDNRIYPTLNWSRENENKGTTLMAGVSFSSEYDYQSYGANIGFAKKTPNKMGEFTAKLQAYLDQVKMIAPIELRTADNNGTSARNTFALSLSYSQIINQNFQVEFLADGIQQTGYLSLPFHRVYFTDNSVHQEALPDKRFKIPLGVRANYFLGDKFIIKAYYRYYTDDWGLKSNTFSLETPVKISPFVSVSPFYRYYSQTSAKYFAPYQQHTAFDDFYTSNYDLSKFDSHFYGAGIRFSPKNGLFGIERLNMLEIRYGHYTKSVGMQSDIISLNLRFK, translated from the coding sequence TGAGCCTTCAAAAAAACTAAGTCTGGATGAGATTAATCTTGTATCGAGCTATTATAAACAAGACGGAAATAATTCTGCGGTAACAGGAGGAATCGGAACTGAGAAACTAACCGACGTCTCCAATACCATTGATATTACAATGGTGAAGTACGATAAAAATTTAAGGAAAAATAAATTCGATTTCAGTGTCGGAATTGATCATTACACTTCCGCATCTTCCGATATGGTCGACCTGAAAGCCAATTCATCAGCATCTCGTTCAGATAACAGAATTTATCCAACATTAAACTGGAGTAGAGAAAATGAAAATAAAGGAACGACTTTAATGGCTGGAGTTTCATTTTCTTCTGAATATGATTACCAGTCTTACGGTGCCAACATTGGCTTTGCAAAGAAAACGCCGAATAAAATGGGTGAATTTACTGCAAAACTTCAGGCTTATCTGGATCAGGTAAAAATGATAGCTCCCATAGAATTGCGAACTGCAGATAATAATGGAACGAGCGCAAGAAATACTTTTGCATTATCGCTCTCTTATTCTCAGATTATCAATCAGAATTTTCAAGTGGAGTTTTTGGCAGACGGAATACAACAGACCGGATATTTGAGTTTACCTTTTCACAGGGTTTATTTTACGGACAATTCTGTTCATCAGGAAGCATTGCCGGATAAAAGATTTAAAATTCCTTTAGGAGTAAGAGCCAATTATTTTTTAGGAGATAAATTCATCATAAAAGCATATTATCGCTATTACACAGATGATTGGGGATTAAAATCAAATACATTCAGTCTGGAAACCCCTGTGAAAATTTCACCTTTTGTTTCGGTAAGTCCTTTTTACAGATATTACTCACAGACTTCTGCGAAATATTTTGCACCTTATCAGCAGCATACTGCCTTTGACGACTTTTATACCAGCAATTATGATCTGTCTAAATTTGACAGTCATTTTTACGGAGCCGGAATCCGATTCAGTCCGAAAAATGGTTTATTTGGTATCGAAAGGCTCAATATGCTGGAAATCAGATACGGTCATTATACAAAATCTGTAGGGATGCAGTCCGATATTATTTCGTTGAATTTAAGGTTTAAATAA
- a CDS encoding BON domain-containing protein encodes MKTNSELQKDVQDAIKWEPLLNSAEIGVIAKDGIVSLTGIVDSYAKKTEAEEAAKSVSGVKALVENIEVKFPNSFTKTDPEIAREVLDALKAAWDVPDDKVSVKVEDGWVTLEGVLPWNHQKEAAKRVIKYLKGVKGVFNNIKIKSELHDVIEQKAVKDALKRSAIDDSDIDVAVSGTTVTLTGLVNSFYAREEAGRIAWKTPGIWHVKNELKVDYEYAF; translated from the coding sequence ATGAAAACAAATTCAGAATTACAAAAAGACGTTCAGGATGCCATTAAATGGGAACCACTGCTCAATTCAGCAGAAATCGGAGTCATTGCTAAAGATGGTATTGTTTCTTTAACAGGTATTGTCGACAGCTATGCGAAAAAAACGGAGGCGGAAGAGGCTGCTAAAAGTGTAAGTGGTGTAAAAGCTTTGGTAGAAAACATCGAGGTGAAATTTCCCAATTCTTTTACGAAGACAGATCCGGAAATTGCAAGAGAAGTATTGGATGCTTTGAAGGCTGCATGGGACGTTCCTGATGATAAAGTTTCGGTAAAGGTAGAAGATGGGTGGGTTACTTTAGAAGGAGTATTGCCATGGAATCATCAGAAAGAAGCGGCTAAAAGAGTGATCAAATATCTTAAAGGAGTGAAAGGGGTTTTTAATAATATTAAAATTAAATCTGAACTTCATGATGTAATAGAACAGAAAGCGGTAAAAGATGCTCTTAAAAGAAGTGCGATTGATGACAGCGATATTGATGTTGCCGTTTCAGGAACAACTGTAACTCTAACAGGATTGGTAAATTCCTTTTATGCAAGAGAAGAAGCAGGTCGCATAGCATGGAAAACACCTGGTATATGGCATGTGAAAAATGAACTGAAAGTAGATTATGAATATGCTTTCTAA